One Bacillota bacterium genomic window, GTTCAGCTTGACCGGACGTCACATCGAAGGGTAAGTAAGAGGGCTTGTCCTGAAGGAATGGCCTTATATCAGAAGGTTCAACACCTAATACTCGTGCTAGGTTTTGGGCACTCTTGTTTTTGTCTACAACGGCAGAGGGGTAAATTACTATACGATTAGTCTTATAGGAACCGGTCAAAGAATTGCCGTCCTTGTCTAAAATCTCCCCCCTTGGATATTGCTCCAAGCCTACTGTTTTGGTGTCTCTGGCCAAGGCCATCCGTGTCAATTTGTCACTTTGTTCCAATTGAATATACCCTAATCGAGCTACTAGGCTTAATAAGCAAATGATGATAGCACAAAAAGCTATTATCATCCGGGCTTCTCTTTGTGTTTGCATAAAAAAACCACTCCCCCCAGGTTTTCCCTACTATGAGGTTGACCCGTGGAAAGCGGTTTTATACTTTTTTTGATTATCTTTTAGGATCCCTCAGCTCGCCGCAGCATTGTATAAGGGGGAAGTTGGGGCAACCCAGGCAAGTAAACAGTCTGCCGGGGATGAGGCGCCCTGTCCATTGCATTATCGTCCTCGTCGTACATTTGGTGCACACGGAATATAAATTCTTTTCCACTGGGAGGCATCACCTCCAGGGACTCTCCTCGTGAGAAATGATTTCTTTGTTCAACTTTTACGGCGTTTTTTGTATGGTCGTAGCCTGTTACCACACCTACAAATGTATAAGGCCTTTTGTAAATCCCTACTACCGGAATAAACCCGCTTTTCCCGGGCGGGCCGTCTATAAAACCCGTTATATATTCCCTATTGCTTACTTTGCCGATTTCTTCAATCCATTCCGGATGCACGTGATAATTGTTCGGATCTGCCCAATAAGCGTCAATTGCCTGGCGATAGATCTTGGTGATAGTTGCCACGTAGTGAATGCTTTTTACCCTGCCTTCAATTTTAAAACTACTAATTCCGGCTGCAAGTAAATTGGGGATGCGTTCCAGCAGGCACAAGTCCTTTGAACTCATGATAAAACTTCCCCGCTCATCCTCACCAAAAGGGAAATATTCACCCGGTCGTTTCTCTTCCATGAGGGCATATTTCCATCGGCAGGCCTGGGCGCAATCTCCCCAATTGGCGTCTCTCCCGGTCATGTAGTTACTTAAAAGACAGCGCCCTGAATATGATATACACATAGCACCATGCACGAAAACTTCCAATTCCAGGCCAACCTTACTCCTAATCTCTCTTAACTCATCAAGGGAAAGTTCCCTGGCCAGCACAATACGCTTGATACCCCTTTGTTCCCAGAAGCGGGCGCTCATCCAGTTGGTAGTATTAGCCTGGGTACTTAAATGGACAGGTAAACCGGGCGCAGCTTGAGCAGCAAGTTCGATAACACCCGGATCGGAAGCGATCACAGCGTCAACCTCTAACTGCTGAAGTTCTTTCAAATAGCCGGGCAGAGCTGCAATATCACGGTTGTGAGCAAAAATATTTACCGTAACGTAAACCCTGACGCCCCGCGCATGAGCAAAGGATACAGCCCTTTGCAGCTTTTCCACATCAAAACTGGCAGCTGCGGTCCTCAGGCCAAAGCGGCTACCTCCCAGGTAAACAGCATCAGCTCCATAAGCAACAGCCACTTCCAATTTTTCCATATTTCCTGCCGGCGATAATAATTCTGGTTTATGCAATAAGATCACCTACTGGTATTTGCTGATATTGGCATTATGCCCCTGTAGTGTTTTGGCAAAGGCGTGACTTCCGTCCGGCTTAGCTACGTAATATAAGTAATCAGTATCTTTGGGCTCAAGTACAGCCTGGAGCGATTTCCTTCCCGGTGCCCCGATGGGTCCAGGAGGAAGTCCGGAAACCTGGTAGGTGTTGTACGGAGACTCAACTTCAAGGTCTTCATAATATATTGTTGACCGGTGGCCTTGCAGTACATACTGCACAGTGGCATCTATCTGTAGCAGCATTCCCCGCTCCAACCTGTTCAATATAATTCCGGCAATAACCGGGCGTTCTTCATCTACTTTTGCTTCCTTTTCCACCATGGACGCAATGGTAATGGCTTCCTGCAAAGAAAGCCCCATTACTGCTGCTTTCTCCGAAAACTGTAAATGCTGCATTTCATCCCAAAACCTTTTTAGCATAATGTTTATTATCTTTTTTTCAGTGATATTTCTCCCTACATGATATGTATCCGGAAAAAGGTAACCCTCCAAACGGCACGAAACCTCGGAAAGGTCTTCTAATCGATCAATAAAGGGATAAGAAAAATTTCCTTCTGCAATAAGCCGGTCAAAGCGATCACTTTCAATAAGGCCCTTTTCCTGCAACAAGCTGCTTATTTGTTCAACAGTGTATCCTTCCGGTACGGTAAAAATTATAGTATCGCTGTTTCCCTGCACCAGTAAATCAACTATCTCCGGAATGGCCCGGGACGGACTTAAAGAGTAATTACCTGATTTTAACAGGCTGTCCTGCCCGGTAAAGCGCAGATAATAAACAAAGGCATTGGCGTTTTTGACTAACCCCTCTTGTTTTAAAAGATCAGCTATTTGATGACTGTTGGCACCCTTTGGAATGTTTACCATAACCTTTTCCTCAGCCCCGGGCTTTGCCGGCGAAAGGGCATTTGAAAAGTACAGTATGCCAGAAAAAATTAAGGCAGCCATACAAAAGACCGGAAAAAAAAGTTTTACTCGGCCCATACCTTCATTTCTCTTTTGGTTTTTGCCAAATGTGTAGAATCCCATAATGTCCCCACAAATCCCAATAATTATACCTTTTACTTCTATATTATTATAGCAGACAACTAGACGGAAAAAAAGACGAACAGCCCCTTAAAGGGGCTGCTCCATATTGCTGTGCTCCTCCGGTGCGTCTTCCGGGAAATCCTCATCTTCTTTAATTTGTTCTTCAGCCTCTGTTACATTGTCACCAGTGCTTTCCAGGCCTGTGCCACTTCCTGTTGATACTTCTTCAGCAGGAGGTGGTTCCTCGGTATTGTCTTGCGCCTGTTCATCATCCTGTCCTTTTTCTCCAGAAGGGGATTCTCCCGCAACGTCCTCTGTTGCATTGTTATCATCATGGTTCCGATCTGTGCCAACTTCTGCCGAGTCTTCTTCAGAAGGGAGTTCCTCGGTATTATCGGACGCTTGCTCTTGACCCTGCTCTTCTTCAGGGAGTGGTTCCACCGGTGATATCGTTTCGCCATTGCCTTGAGTTTGTTCTCCATTATCCCTTTCGGCGGGTAATTTAATGGTAGTGTCTATCTCCTTAGTTCCAACAGCTATTATTTCATTCCGAGCACGATACAGGCTTTCGGGTAGGGGCTTATGCGTTTGCTCACCGTTTTGGCTAATTATCAGCTCACCTGCAGCTTTGTACCCACGTATTCCTTCCTGCTTGATTATTTGTTCACCCTTGGCTAAATTGGGGTCTTTTTCATAAATCACTTCCGGCTCTAAGACGCGTACTACCCACGAGTTTATTGTTACATCTTTCTTGTTGTCGGTATTTCCGTAAATTTTAAAAGTTAATGAGTTATTGTCTGCCGTAGATTTAATTAGGACATAACTATCCTGATTGTTTTTAAAACGGAAATCCAAATAATTAAAAGCAACTGTAGCGTCCCTTCCCACATGGACATATCCCACCGGCAGAGAATGGTTGTCTCGTTCTGTTACTTCCAGGTTAGCCAAAAGAACTGCATTATAAAGGGTAGAGGAAACCTGGCAAACCCCCCCGCCCAATCCATCGACAAATTCGTTATTTAAAATAATTTTTGCGTTTTTATAGCCTGCCTCTGTGCTGCGGGGTCCCACTACTTTATTAAAAGAGACTTCCTCGCCCGGTGATACCATTAGCCCATCCAAGGCCGCAGCCGCAACACGAACATTGTATGTTCTTCCCACTTGATTAGGGTTGAAATTAGTTCTATATGAGGATAAAAGGCCCTTTAGCCCCATTGATTTAATGCTTTCTACAGTGTGGGTAGGGTCAATATCTACCAGGGCAACATCTACCGCATAAGGCTCAGCGCCTTGCGCAATGAGCCTAAGCAACTTGTCATACAGGGCTTCATGCTCCATCTGGTGACCTTTTTGTCCCGGGATAATCTCAATTTTATCGTCCTGTGTAATACGAAAGCTGGCATCCACCGGTGGCCTGACAATATCAGCCAAAAGATTATTTACTTTAACCTTTAATTTTTTTCGGTCCAAATTAACGGTCAAAGGAATGCGTATATTCTCATTGCGAACACGCACCCTTTCATTCCATCGCTGCCAGATAGGTCCGATGTGTCCCACTTGCAAGGCACGGTCCATCACGGTTTGCTCATTGATATCAACATCAACGGATTTGAGAGGCAGTTTACGGCTGGTATTTTGAACCGTCAAAGTTACGCTTTTTTCCTTTAGTTGGTCTTCAAATTCCAACAGCTTTAAGACGCCCTGTTCTCTGCTCATGCCTCCTAAATCAAGGTTTCCCGCATGAACATTGGGCATTACCCGGTCGTTGGAAAAAGGCAGCAAAGAGGCCCCGGCAGAAGCAGCAACTGTTAACAGTAATCCTATGATTAATATCGTGACAACTACTGCTGCCTTACGAGACATTTTTCTCCCCCTTATATCCTGGAAATGATTGAAAAAAACTGTCTAATACATATTTAGACCATTTATGGAACGAAAATGTTTCACTTTGTAGCCAAAAAAGCCGGTTGCGATAAGATAATCGTAACCAGCTTGGAAAGTCGTTTATTCCTCTTCTTCAAATTCAGCATTGGCCATAAATTCTTCCCATGCCGCCGCAACCTTCTCCCACTCTTCCTCATCTTCAATATCAACCAAAATTTCGTTCCCTTCCTCATCCTCACCCCGCTTTAATACTATGGCCTCGGTGGCATCATCCTCAGGGGGAAGAAGAACAGCATACTCATTTTGGTCCACTTCCATAATATTGATAAGCTCAAAATTATGTTCCTGGCCTTCCTCATCCAATAAAGTAATCATTTCCGGCCCATGTTCCTCATGACCGTTTTTAGGCAATGTGGACACCTCTTTCTTCCAAAAAGTTAGGGTTTATTCTATATGATTCATGTAGCCAGTGTCAAGGAACGCTATCTTCGCACAGCCTGTAAGACCCCGCCCTCGCATAAGGAAAGGGGACACACCTGCTTGAAGCCTGGGTATTTCTCTGGGGACAGGAATGTCCCCAACTAATGGGATTAACAGGCTGTAGGCTCGAAATAAGTGCGACTAAGGTTCAGATGGGTCAAAGCCCCACCTGAACCAAGTCTTCTTTATAATTACTATAAACTGTGTGGTCTGCTATCCAAAAACCCTTGTAAAATGAGGGAAGCAGCCATCTTATCAATAACTTTACGGCGTTTGGCCCTGCTCATATCGGCACTGATCAAAAGCCTTTCAGCTTGCACAGTGGTCAGCCTTTCATCCCAAGTTTCCACCGGCAATCCCAGCCCTTCTTCTATTTCATTTATGAATTCCATTACTTTTTCGCCCTGCGGGCCGATAGTGCCATTCATATTGCGGGGCAGTCCAACCACGATTTTGGTTACCTCTTGTTCCCGCACCAACTCTTTCAGCCTTTTTAAATCCTGAGCAAAACCACCGGTGCGGCGGATTACTTCCACTCCCTGGGCAGTGAGACCCAGCGCATCGCTAATGGCTATACCTATAGTTTTATCCCCCACATCCAGTCCCATTATGCGCAAATCCAATTTACCTCGCTTTAACACTCTATATTATTTTAATGCAAAACTCGGGGCACGCGGTACTGCAGTACCCGCACAAACGACACAGGTTTGGGTTAACAGTAGCTTTGCCGGATACAATAGACAGAGCCCCGGCGGAACATTTTTCCAAACACAAGCCGCAGGCCTGACACCAATCTTCTATATGTAGGCACCGGTTATACTGCGCAATTCTTTTTTGAATTGATTCCGGTACGGCCTTACCTTGAAAGAAATTTATATTAAAGTTTACCTCATCTGTTGTTTGCATACCAACAGCTACTGAGGCCAGTTCTTGAATACCTAAGATATACCTTAATGCTTCATTTCTTTCAGCAATGAGGTTACCTCCGCCCAAAGCCTTCATACCGTAGAGACCTTTTCCGGCTGAACGGGCAAAGAATATAGCATCTGTCATTTCCGCCACAGAACCATCCTGGATACCTATACCTGATTTATTAATGATAGGGTGAATAATATCAAATTCCGGTGTCAGTGCTGCTGCTCTAACACCCTGGATATGATGAGTGGATATTCCAATGGCCCGTACATAGCCTTTTTGACGGGCAGCAATTAAACCCTCTACAGCTTCCCAGTGTCCCTTAATAGTCAATGCTGATTCTTGTTCGTGAAGTAGAAAAATATCAATGTAATCGCGTCCTATGCCGCGCAGCGCCTTTTCCACACTTTTTTGCACACCTGCACGGGTATAATCGTAAGATTTAGACGCCACAACTGTATCTCTAAAATTTTCTTTGATGGTCTCCTTAATATATTGATAGTTATTATATATTTGCGCGGTATCAATAAAGTTTACGCCCTGTTCCAGTGCCGAGTGTATTACCGCCTTACCCTCTTTGACAGGGAGGGCAGCCTGCAGAGGACTTAAGGTGAGACTGCCGAAACATAGGCGGGAAACTAAAATTTTAGTGTTACCCAGCTTGCGGTATTCCAATTTGATATTCCTTTCCCCAAAGCTATTGCCGCTGGAAATCTTTATGCTTGATATTTTTGCCTGTTGAAAAAAGACCCGCCCTTGGGGCGGGTTGTCATTATTTTTTGTTATGTTCGAGGTAAAACTTGACCAGTTCCTCCAGTAACTCATCTCTTTCCAACCGCCGAATCATACTCCTGGCATTGTTATACCCTGTAATGTATGCCGGATCTCCGGAAATGAGATACCCTACCAATTGGTTAATAGGGTTATAGCCCTTTTCTCTTAATGCCTCATAAACAGTTAACAAAATATCACGTGCTTCGTTAACTTCCTCCGCCTGCACCTTAAACATTACTGTTTTATCAGAGAAATCATGGGTCATCATATTCGACCTCCCCACAGGTATTACCCCATTCATTCAAACGTTATTATACCCGAAAATACCATGAAATACCAGAGGAGAACACAAAATTATCCCAATTGTTGTTTTACCACCGCAGAAACTTTGTCCAGTGCTTCCTGCAGGCGAGAGGGGTCTTTGCCACCAGCTTGGGCCATATCCGGGCGCCCGCCCCCGCCGCCTCCTACCACAGAGGCAATTTCCTTGATTATCTTCCCTGCATGTAATCCCTTGCCGGTAAGGTCCTTGCTCACACCGGCCACAAGGTTAACCTTATGCTGATCAGAACTGGTCCCCAGGACAATTACCCCTGATCCCATTTTGTCGCGCAAAAGATCAACCATCGCCCGCAGGCTGTCCATATCACCGGCATTTGCCTGTTCGGCCAACACTTTTACACCTTCCACATCCACGCTATTATTTAAAAGACTTTCCACTTCGAACTTGGCCAGCCTGGCTCGCAAAGATTCCAATTCCCTCTCCAGCTCTCTGTGCTCCTTTACCAGTATTCCAACCCGGGATACCAGTTCAGACGGGGAAGTTTTCAAAATTGCCGCGATGCCGGCCAGCTGCTGCTCCCTGGACTCCGCATGCCGCAGCGCTCCTTCTCCGGTAACAGCTTCTATTCTACGGATGCCGGAACCTACACTACCTTCACTCTGCAATTTAAACATGCCAATTTGGGAGGTAGAATTAAGGTGGGTTCCACCACATAGTTCAATACTAAATTCGCCCATTTTGATTACCCGTACCCGGTCACCGTACTTTTCACCGAAAAGGGCGGCAGCACCCAGGGATTTTGCCTCATCCATTGACGTTTCAAAGGTTTCTACAGGTAGATCAGCCATTATAGCCTGGTTAACTATTTTCTCGATTTGAACAATTTCCTCCTGGCTGAGAGCGGAAAAATGAGTAAAGTCAAATCGCAACCTGTCCGGCTCCACAAGGGAACCTGCCTGGTTGGCGTGGTCACCTAAAACTTCCTTTAGTGCTTTATGCAGCAGGTGAGTGGCAGAATGGTTTCGGGCTATGTTTTTTCTGCGGTTAGCTTCCACTTCCACCTGCACAGAGTCATTTATATTTAATGTACCATTGGAAATAGAGCAAAGGTGCACATTCAGCCCTTCCACCGGCCTGAGCACCTCTTTGATCTCAACTTCCAAACCAGGTGCGTAGATTTTACCCTTATCAGCCACCTGGCCGCCTGACTCCGCGTAGCAAGGCGTGGTATCCAAGATCACAAATACTTCTTCCCCAGCACCGGCACTTTCTACGCGCTCGTCACCGTTAACTATACAGAGCACCTTGGCCTGGGCCGATAAAGATCGGTACCCTACAAAGCTAGTTTCTCCGATATCATCTCGGATAGCACTGAATAGGGCATCTTTTTGGGATAAATATTCAGTTTCTTGACGCGCATTTCTGGCCCTTTGGCGCTGTTCCTCCAGGTAAGCTTTAAACGCATCTTCATCTATTTTTAAACCTTGCTCTTCGGCAATTTCCCGGGTAAGTTCCACGGGGAAACCATAAGTATCATACAATTTAAATACATCATTGCCGTCAATAGTATCTTTGCCGGCCTGCTTGGCCTCATTAATAAGCTTATTGAGAATCTCAGAACCCTGTACAAGGGTTTCACCAAAACGTTTTTCTTCGGTTTGCACAATCCGGGTTACATTATCCTTGCTCTTCAACAGCTCCGGATAGGCATCTTGCATTTGCCTTATCACCGCGGTGGCAACATCAAATAAGAAAGGTTCTTCTTTACCGAGAAGCCGGCCAAACCGTACAGCCCGGCGTAAGAGGCGCCGAACTACATACCCCCGTCCTTCGTTGGATGGAAGTGCCCCGTCAGAAATGGCAAAGGTAATGGCCCGTGTATGGTCGGCAATGACCTTTAAAGCCATATCGGCCTGAGGACCGGCACCGTATTTAACACCGATAAGCCCCGCCGTATGGTCCATTATTTCGCGCAAAAGATCCGTGTCAAAATTGGTGGGCACCTTCTGCAATACCGAGGCTACCCTCTCCAGGCCCATACCGGTGTCAATGCCCTTGTTGGTGAGCGGGCTGTATTCCCCCTGTTCATCCTTAAAGTACTGTATAAAAACAAGATTCCAAATTTCCAGAAAACGGTCGCAGTCACATCCGGGTGCACAATCATCTGAGCCGCATCCCCGTTCTTCACCCAAGTCTATGTATAATTCGGAACACGGGCCACAGGGACCCACACCAATTTCCCAGAAGTTTTCTTCTTTACCCATGCGAACAATACGGTCTTCCGGGATACCCACTTTTTTATGCCAGATTTCAAAGGCTTCGTCATCGTTTAGGTATATGCTTATCCAGAGCTTGTCCGCGGGCATGCCCAGGTGTTCGGTGACAAACTCCCAAGCCCACGAAATAGCTTCTTCTTTGAAGTAATCACCAAAGGAAAAGTTGCCCAGCATTTCAAAAAAGGTATGGTGCCTGGCGGTCTTGCCCACTTCCTCAATATCCGGTGTGCGCAGGCACTTCTGGCAGGTAGTGGCCCTTTTATATACAGGCTTTGCGGCCCCGGTGAAAAAGGGCTTAAAGGGTACCATGCCTGCTGCCGTCCACAAAATACTAGGGTCATTTTCAGGTATCAACGAGGCACTGGGTAATCTCTGGTGTTCTTTTTGCTCAAAAAATTGCAAAAACTTTTCCCTGATTTCACTGCCGGTCAAAATTTATCCCCCCGTAATAAAACGATAATGAAAAAGCCTTTCTCCCCTACTGGGGGACGGAAAGGCTCCGTTAATTGGCGAAAGTTGACGAACATGGACAGTTTTGCATAACAATTATACAAATTTACTATACGAGTGTCAAGAAATGGGTGAGTTTTGGTGGCCAATACTCAGAGATTTTTCGCCTAGAAAAGGTGCTCATAATTATGCTATAATTTAGGCATAATTATGAGTAAGGGAGATGTATTTATGCCCCAAATTCGCCCTATTAAGGATTTAAGAAATACTGCAGAGATTTCTGAACTTTGCCATAAGACAAAAGAACCAGTTTTTATAACCAAAAATGGCTACGGTGACTTAGTTGTCATGAGTATGGAGACATATCAGCGAGATATAGCCCGGGTAGATCTTTATAAGAAGCTTGCGGAAGCCGAGGCCCAGGTTGAAAGTGGTGAGCCACTATTAGACGCAGATAAGGTTTTTGAAGAATTGAGAAAGAAACATGCCAAAAAATAAGTACGGCTTAAAATTTAGCTTGATGGCACGTGATGATTTAGATCAGATTTTCAGTTATATTTCTGGTGAATTATGTGCTGAACAAGCAGCAAATAATTTGATGGAAAGAATAGAAACAAGAATCATGAGATTAAAGGATTATCCCTTTTCCGGTAAAAAATAAGGGCTATGCATGCTTATCATAGATAACTACATTGCTTTTTATTTGGTAGATGAGTTTAAAAAGTGGGTAGTTATTATGCGCGTTTTATATGGCAGGCAAAAATATCAAGACATACTTTAGGGGCATTTATTTATATAGATGCCCTATACGCACTCCCTAGCCATGTTCACAAACGACAACTACTATATTGTGATATATAACGCCTGTTGCTTCAATGGTTCTCCTCGTTAAAGCTAATATCTCTTTGTTTCACTAGATGAACGTTTTGATCATATAGTCGATTCAGTAATTTGAAAAACGATGGCCGTGCCAGTAGTGGATGAATCCCCAAAATCTTTAATAATTTCATCATCATGGTTAATGTTCAATATTTGTATTTCAGAACTCATCTGGAACGTTTTCCCGTCCATGGCTCCTTTAATGTTATAACATAGGAAAAATTTGTCCACTACATTAAAAGTTATCTCATAATTGATATTGTCATTGCCTTGCAGTAAAGTTGTAGTGGTGCCGTCTTCATAATATATTACGGAACCGTTTTCTGTATAAATGGCTTCATCACCGTCACCGCAAAGCTCCTCAACACCGGCTCCGTCCTCATAAATTTCCATACTGTCGGCGAATCGGACAATACCCTTCACCTTTTCCTTGGCCAAGCGAACATTAAATTGCAGTTCCGACTGCTCGGTGGCAGTTATGGATGACTGGTTAACAAAAAAATAAAAAGAAAACCCTACTGCCAATACTAAACTCAAAAGGGCTATTGAAATCAGTAATTCAATTATACCTATTCCTTTTTTTTCTTTAAGCAATAAACAAATTATTTACTTATCCCCCTTCTTGCCCTGCTTCTATAAACGCGGAAATGGACACATGGCGCTCCCCGTTTTGGTAAAAGACCACCACCGTCACGTTGTAACCCTCAACATTTCCATTAATATATGTCTTTTCTACCACACAAAAATTGCGATTCCGGCTGGGGTCCTTAGTTTCCACATTAACACAGCTCACATACTCTGCATCAGTTTCGTAATCATCCATGGAGTAATACAATCTTTCCAACTTTTTTTCGGCCTTAGCAATGGCCTTAGTTTTTTCTCCGGCCTCGAAAATACTGGTGATGTTCCACCCAAAAAAAGTTGCAAAAGTAGCAGCAAGTATGGAAAGTACCGTCATAGCCACAAGAACTTCCACCAGTGAAAACCCTTTATTTTGGAAAATTCTATTCATAGCATCACATCATTTCACTTTTTTGCTTTTGACTATTAGTTTAGGTATGTCCTGTTACCGGTGGTTTCTCCCCAGTCAAGCATCTGGAAAAACTCAAGGTCAATACTATTGTCATAATATACTTCTGCATTCCCAACTGCAGTAAAATTAGAAACTATAGCAGTTCCCTGAATGATGCCGTTCCCAGTCATATCCAGCAAAGCGTTGGGAGCGTAAAGAACACGAGTATTTGCATCAGCATTCCCAGTAACTTTAATCTTATTTCCACCAGTTATAATATGGCCGGTTACACCTCCGTTACCTTTTATCTCAAAGTTTGACTGTTTAGCAAAGAGAGAACCTACAAACTCGGTATTCCCGGCAAAATCTAATATATTACCTTTAAAATACATGACAACAGTGTTGTAATTACTGCCTGCATTTACAGAACTATTACCTTTCATGGTAAACTCATCTTCCACGTATATAATTAAACGCCCTGACCCCTGTAGTTTGACACCATTATTACCACCCACTTCTAGCTCACCCACTTTAATTACCCTATCCCCTTCACTCACATCGATAGTCAGAGTGCCATTACCAGCTGTTTTTATTTTCGAATACCAAGAAGTGTCATCAGGGTTAATTGTTTTACTACTGTTACCGGAGACAGAGATAGATTGAGGAAAGCCAGAAAATTCGGGGA contains:
- the alaS gene encoding alanine--tRNA ligase encodes the protein MTGSEIREKFLQFFEQKEHQRLPSASLIPENDPSILWTAAGMVPFKPFFTGAAKPVYKRATTCQKCLRTPDIEEVGKTARHHTFFEMLGNFSFGDYFKEEAISWAWEFVTEHLGMPADKLWISIYLNDDEAFEIWHKKVGIPEDRIVRMGKEENFWEIGVGPCGPCSELYIDLGEERGCGSDDCAPGCDCDRFLEIWNLVFIQYFKDEQGEYSPLTNKGIDTGMGLERVASVLQKVPTNFDTDLLREIMDHTAGLIGVKYGAGPQADMALKVIADHTRAITFAISDGALPSNEGRGYVVRRLLRRAVRFGRLLGKEEPFLFDVATAVIRQMQDAYPELLKSKDNVTRIVQTEEKRFGETLVQGSEILNKLINEAKQAGKDTIDGNDVFKLYDTYGFPVELTREIAEEQGLKIDEDAFKAYLEEQRQRARNARQETEYLSQKDALFSAIRDDIGETSFVGYRSLSAQAKVLCIVNGDERVESAGAGEEVFVILDTTPCYAESGGQVADKGKIYAPGLEVEIKEVLRPVEGLNVHLCSISNGTLNINDSVQVEVEANRRKNIARNHSATHLLHKALKEVLGDHANQAGSLVEPDRLRFDFTHFSALSQEEIVQIEKIVNQAIMADLPVETFETSMDEAKSLGAAALFGEKYGDRVRVIKMGEFSIELCGGTHLNSTSQIGMFKLQSEGSVGSGIRRIEAVTGEGALRHAESREQQLAGIAAILKTSPSELVSRVGILVKEHRELERELESLRARLAKFEVESLLNNSVDVEGVKVLAEQANAGDMDSLRAMVDLLRDKMGSGVIVLGTSSDQHKVNLVAGVSKDLTGKGLHAGKIIKEIASVVGGGGGGRPDMAQAGGKDPSRLQEALDKVSAVVKQQLG
- a CDS encoding IreB family regulatory phosphoprotein, with product MTHDFSDKTVMFKVQAEEVNEARDILLTVYEALREKGYNPINQLVGYLISGDPAYITGYNNARSMIRRLERDELLEELVKFYLEHNKK
- a CDS encoding type II toxin-antitoxin system Phd/YefM family antitoxin translates to MPQIRPIKDLRNTAEISELCHKTKEPVFITKNGYGDLVVMSMETYQRDIARVDLYKKLAEAEAQVESGEPLLDADKVFEELRKKHAKK
- the ruvX gene encoding Holliday junction resolvase RuvX, with protein sequence MRIMGLDVGDKTIGIAISDALGLTAQGVEVIRRTGGFAQDLKRLKELVREQEVTKIVVGLPRNMNGTIGPQGEKVMEFINEIEEGLGLPVETWDERLTTVQAERLLISADMSRAKRRKVIDKMAASLILQGFLDSRPHSL
- a CDS encoding vanomycin resistance protein VanB, whose protein sequence is MSRKAAVVVTILIIGLLLTVAASAGASLLPFSNDRVMPNVHAGNLDLGGMSREQGVLKLLEFEDQLKEKSVTLTVQNTSRKLPLKSVDVDINEQTVMDRALQVGHIGPIWQRWNERVRVRNENIRIPLTVNLDRKKLKVKVNNLLADIVRPPVDASFRITQDDKIEIIPGQKGHQMEHEALYDKLLRLIAQGAEPYAVDVALVDIDPTHTVESIKSMGLKGLLSSYRTNFNPNQVGRTYNVRVAAAALDGLMVSPGEEVSFNKVVGPRSTEAGYKNAKIILNNEFVDGLGGGVCQVSSTLYNAVLLANLEVTERDNHSLPVGYVHVGRDATVAFNYLDFRFKNNQDSYVLIKSTADNNSLTFKIYGNTDNKKDVTINSWVVRVLEPEVIYEKDPNLAKGEQIIKQEGIRGYKAAGELIISQNGEQTHKPLPESLYRARNEIIAVGTKEIDTTIKLPAERDNGEQTQGNGETISPVEPLPEEEQGQEQASDNTEELPSEEDSAEVGTDRNHDDNNATEDVAGESPSGEKGQDDEQAQDNTEEPPPAEEVSTGSGTGLESTGDNVTEAEEQIKEDEDFPEDAPEEHSNMEQPL
- a CDS encoding DUF1292 domain-containing protein, with protein sequence MITLLDEEGQEHNFELINIMEVDQNEYAVLLPPEDDATEAIVLKRGEDEEGNEILVDIEDEEEWEKVAAAWEEFMANAEFEEEE
- a CDS encoding aldo/keto reductase; this encodes MEYRKLGNTKILVSRLCFGSLTLSPLQAALPVKEGKAVIHSALEQGVNFIDTAQIYNNYQYIKETIKENFRDTVVASKSYDYTRAGVQKSVEKALRGIGRDYIDIFLLHEQESALTIKGHWEAVEGLIAARQKGYVRAIGISTHHIQGVRAAALTPEFDIIHPIINKSGIGIQDGSVAEMTDAIFFARSAGKGLYGMKALGGGNLIAERNEALRYILGIQELASVAVGMQTTDEVNFNINFFQGKAVPESIQKRIAQYNRCLHIEDWCQACGLCLEKCSAGALSIVSGKATVNPNLCRLCGYCSTACPEFCIKII
- a CDS encoding U32 family peptidase; this translates as MHKPELLSPAGNMEKLEVAVAYGADAVYLGGSRFGLRTAAASFDVEKLQRAVSFAHARGVRVYVTVNIFAHNRDIAALPGYLKELQQLEVDAVIASDPGVIELAAQAAPGLPVHLSTQANTTNWMSARFWEQRGIKRIVLARELSLDELREIRSKVGLELEVFVHGAMCISYSGRCLLSNYMTGRDANWGDCAQACRWKYALMEEKRPGEYFPFGEDERGSFIMSSKDLCLLERIPNLLAAGISSFKIEGRVKSIHYVATITKIYRQAIDAYWADPNNYHVHPEWIEEIGKVSNREYITGFIDGPPGKSGFIPVVGIYKRPYTFVGVVTGYDHTKNAVKVEQRNHFSRGESLEVMPPSGKEFIFRVHQMYDEDDNAMDRAPHPRQTVYLPGLPQLPPYTMLRRAEGS
- the mltG gene encoding endolytic transglycosylase MltG, whose protein sequence is MGFYTFGKNQKRNEGMGRVKLFFPVFCMAALIFSGILYFSNALSPAKPGAEEKVMVNIPKGANSHQIADLLKQEGLVKNANAFVYYLRFTGQDSLLKSGNYSLSPSRAIPEIVDLLVQGNSDTIIFTVPEGYTVEQISSLLQEKGLIESDRFDRLIAEGNFSYPFIDRLEDLSEVSCRLEGYLFPDTYHVGRNITEKKIINIMLKRFWDEMQHLQFSEKAAVMGLSLQEAITIASMVEKEAKVDEERPVIAGIILNRLERGMLLQIDATVQYVLQGHRSTIYYEDLEVESPYNTYQVSGLPPGPIGAPGRKSLQAVLEPKDTDYLYYVAKPDGSHAFAKTLQGHNANISKYQ